A region of the Streptomyces sp. NBC_00442 genome:
GTGCAGACGTCCCGCGACCGGGTGGCCACGTCGCGCTTCACCTTCGAGATGGGCGACCCCAAGCACCTCGGGCACGTCCTCAAGGCGGTGCGGGGGGTCGAGGGTGTGTACGACGTGTACCGGGTGACGTCCGCGCGGCGCCCTTAGGCGGGCGGCATGCGGGGTCCTGGGGGCGCGCGTCCGTCAGCGCAGTTCCCCGCGCCCCTTGACCGCTCGGTGCCTGGCGGCGCAGTCAGCCCGTCCGGCGTTTGAGGACGAGCGCCCAGGGCGCGAACGGGGTCTGGGGCGGAGCCCCAGAGGCTCGAACCTCGGCCCCTTTCCACCCCCGGAGGGTTTCGGGAGGGGGCGGGGTGGGGCGAGTCCCGGGGTCTGGGGCGGAGCCCCAGGGCCCCCGGCTTCCGGCTTTCGGCTGCGGGCCGTGGGTGGCTGGTCGCGCAGTTCCCCGCGCCCCTGTGGGGCACTCGGAGTCGGCCGGTCGCGCTCACCGCGGCGGAGCCGCGCAAGTGTCACAGTCTCGCGCCCCTTGTAGGGGGCCCGGAGTCGGCCGGTCGCGCTCACCGCGGCGGAGCCGCGCAAGTGTCACAGTCTCGCGCCCCCTGTGGGGCACCCGGAGTCGGCCGGTTGTGCTCGCCGTGGGGGAGGCGCGTGAGGGTTTGGGCGCGCGCCTCTCGGGGCTGGGGACGGACCTTCGCCGGGGGAACGTGCGTGAGGCCCCCCGAACCCGAAAGGGCGCGGGGGGCCTCACGCAGGGGCGGGGCGGGGTCAGCCGCCGAACTCCTCCAGGCCCTTGAGGGCCTGGTCGAGGAGGGCCTGGCGGCCTTCCAGTTCGCGGGCCAGCTTGTCCGCCTTGCTGTCGTTGCCGGCCGCACGCGCCGTGTCGATCTGCTTGTGCAGCTTGTCGACGGCGTCCTGGAGCTGCCCCGTGAGGCCGGCCGCACGCGCCCGCGCCTCCGGGTTCGTACGGCGCCACTCGGCCTCCTCGGCCTCCTGGATCGCCCGCTCCACGGCGTGCATCCGGCCCTCGACCTTGGGACGCGCGTCGCGCGGCACGTGGCCGATGGCCTCCCAGCGCTCGTTGACCGAGCGGAACGCGGCGCGGGCCGCCTTCAGGTCGGTCACCGGGAGGATCTTCTCGGCCTCGACGGCCAACTCCTCCTTGAGCTTGAGGTTCTCGGTCTGCTCGGCGTCCCGCTCCGCGAACACCTCGCTGCGCGCCGCGAAGAAGACGTCCTGCGCGCCGCGGAAGCGGTTCCACAGCTCGTCCTCGGCCTCGCGCTGGGCGCGTCCCGCCGCCTTCCAGTCCGCCATCAGGTCGCGGTAGCGCGCGGCCGTCGTGGCCCAGTCCGTCGACGCGGACAGCGCCTCGGCCTCGACGACCAGCTTCTCCTTGACCTTGCGGGCCTCCTCGCGCTGCGCGTCGAGCGACGCGAAGTGCGCCTTGCGCCGCTTGGAGAACGCCGAGCGCGCGTGCGAGAAGCGGTGCCACAGCTCGTCGTCCGACTTGCGGTCGAGGCGCGGCAGCCCCTTCCACGTGTCGACGAGGGCGCGCAGCCGCTCGCCGGCCGAGCGCCACTGCTCGCTCTGCGCGAGCTCCTCGGCCTCGGCGACGAGCGCCTCCTTGGCGTGCTTGGCCTCGTCGGTCTGCTTGGCCTTCTGGACCTTGCGCTCCTCGCGGCGCGACTCGACGGTGGCTACGAGCTTGTCGAGGCGCCCCCGCAACGCGTCGAGGTCACCGACCGCGTGATGCTCGTCCACCTGCGTGCGCAGATGGGCGATGGCGGTCTGCGCGTCCTTCGCCGACAGGTCGGTGGTCCTCACCCGTCGTTCGAGGAGGCCGATCTCGACAACCAGGCCCTCGTACTTGCGCTCGAAGTAGGCCAGAGCCTCCTCCGGAGAGCCCGCCTGCCACGATCCGACGACCACTTCGCCCTCGGCTGTACGCACATACACGGTGCCCGTCTCGTCGACACGGCCCCACGGGTCGCTGCTCACAGCGCCTCCTCCACATGATGCCTGCGCGAGGGGTTCCTCCCCCGGGGCATCGTCCACAGTTTCCCGGCGGGTCCCGCCCGCCCTCCACAGCGCGGTACGAGCCCGCGCTGCACAACGCCAATCTAGGCGACCGGCCGCCCGGCTGTCCGCACTCAGCGCGGCCGAATTCAGCGGTTCACGCTCGGTGCCGGGCGGCCGACCGCGTCACTTTTTGGTGACGGCGGCCTTCTCGATGGTGACGGCCTTCTTCGGCGCCCCGTCGCCCGCGCCACCTTCGACGCCCTCCTTGGCGACGTCCTGCACGACCTTGAGGCCGGCCGCGTCGATCGTTCCGAACGGCGTGTAGGTGGGCGGCAGTTTGCTGTCCTTGTAGACCAGGAAGAACTGGCTGCCGCCGGTGTGGGCCTGGCCGGTATTGGCCATCGCGACGGTGCCCGCCGGGTAGGTCACCGTGCCGTCGGAGCCCGCCTTGCCGAGGCCCGTGAGGTTCTCGTCGGGAATCGTGTAGCCGGGACCGCCCGAGCCGGTGCCCTCGGGGTCGCCGCACTGCAGCACGAAGATGCCCTGCGTGGTCAGACGGTGGCACTTGGTGTTGTTGAAGAAGCCCTTGTCGGCGAGGTACTTGAACGAGTTCACCGTGTGCGGGGTCTTCGCCGCGTCCATCGCGAACGTGATGTCACCGGAGTTCGTCTTCAGGGCCATGTCGTACGTGGCTTTGGTGTCCACGGCCATCTTCGGCTCGGGCGTGGAGCTGGCCGACGGCGACGGGCTGTTCGAGGGGGCCGCGCTGTCCGACTTCTTCTTGCCGTCGCCGGAGAACGCGCCCGTCGCGAAGGCCGCGCCGCCCGCCGCCACGACCACCGCGAGGGCGGCCGCGATGACCGTGTTGCGGCGCCTGGCCTTGCGCCGGGCCGTCTCCCGGCGCTGCTGCTGCCGCTCGAACTTCTCGCGCGCGAGCTGGCGCCGACGCTGTTCGCTGCTGACCACCGGTCGTCTCCTTGTGCGGTCTCGTGGGGTGCGGGTACGTGCGTACGAGCTGACTGTGTCCCGTACCGTATATGGGTTCGCTGTGACCGGAGCAGCGCCGGTAGGCTCTGAGCAGCCGTAATCACCCGCCGCATCACCCGCCGTGCAAGAAATCGAGGACGATCGTGCTGATTGCCGGGTTCCCCGCCGGGGCCTGGGGGACCAACTGCTATCTGGTCGCCCCCGCCGCAGGCGAGGAATGCGTGATCATCGACCCCGGCCACCAGGCCACCCAGGGCGTCGAGGAAACGCTGAAGAAGCATCGGCTCAAGCCCGTCGCCGTCGTCCTCACCCACGGCCACATCGACCACTGCGCCTCGGTCGTCCCGGTCTGCGGAGCCCACGACGTACCCGCATGGATCCACCCCGACGACCGCTACATGATGAGCGACCCGGAGAAGGCCCTCGGCCGTGCCTTCGGCGCGCAGCTCATGGGCGAGCTCACGGTGGGGGAGCCGGACGACGTCAAGGAGCTCACCGACGGCGCCAGGCTGGCGCTCGCCGGGATGGAGCTGACCGTCTCCCATGCGCCCGGCCATACCAAGGGGTCGGTGACGTTCGGGCTGCCCGAGGCGGAGGACATCCCTCCGATCCTGTTCTCGGGCGACCTGCTCTTCGCCGGCTCCGTCGGACGCACCGACCTGCCCGGCGGCAGCCACGCCGAGCTCCTCGAGTCGCTGGGCCGCGTGTGCCTGCCGCTCGACGACTCGACCGTGGTGCTGTCCGGCCACGGCTCCCAGACGACCATCGGCCAGGAGCGCGCCACCAACCCGTATCTGCGGCAGGTGGCCGCCGGCCAGGGAGAGGGCATCGCCTCTCCCCGACGAGGAATGTGACGAGAAGCCTTCCCATGAGCACCTTCCAGGCCCCCAAGGGCACCTACGACCTGCTCCCGCCCGACTCGGCGACGTTCCTCGCGGTGCGCGAGGCGATCGCCGCGCCCCTGCGGAACTCCGGCTACGGCTACATCGAGACGCCCGGCTTCGAGAAGGTCGAACTGTTCGCGCGCGGTGTCGGAGAGTCCACCGACATCGTCACGAAGGAGATGTACGCCTTCGAGACCAAGGGCGGCGACAAGCTCGCGCTGCGCCCCGAGGGCACCGCCTCCGTGCTGCGCGCGGCCCTGGAGGCCAACCTGCACAAGGCGGGCAACCTCCCCGTGAAGCTCTGGTACTCGGGCTCGTACTACCGCTACGAGCGCCCGCAGAAGGGCCGTTACCGGCACTTCTCGCAGGTCGGCGCCGAGGCGATCGGCGCGGAGGACCCGGCGATCGACGCCGAGCTGATCATCCTGGCGAACGACGCGTACCGCTCGCTCGGCCTGCGGAACTTCCGCATCCTGCTCAACTCGCTCGGCGACAAGGAGTGCCGCCCCGTCTACCGGGAGGCCCTCCAGTCGTTCCTGCGCGGTCTCGACCTCGACGCGGAGACGATCCGCCGTGCCGAGATCAACCCGCTGCGGGTCCTCGACGACAAGCGCCCCGACGTGCAGAAGCAGCTGGTCGGCGCGCCGGTGCTGCGCGACTACCTGTGCGACGCGTGCAAGGCGTACCACGAGGAGGTGCGCGCCCTGATCACGGCGGAGGGCGTCGCCTTCGAGGACGACGAGAAGCTGGTGCGCGGCCTCGACTACTACACCCGCACCACGTTCGAGTTCGTCCACGACGGTCTCGGCTCGCAGTCCGCGGTGGGTGGCGGCGGCCGCTACGACGGCCTCTCCGAGATGATCGGCGGCCCCGAGCTGCCGTCGGTGGGCTGGGCGCTCGGCGTGGACCGTACGGTCCTGGCCCTGGAGGCCGAGGGCGTGACCCTCGCCATCCCCTCCACCACCAGCGTGTTCGCGGTCCCGCTCGGCGAAGAGGCGCGGCGCATGCTCTTCACCAAGGTGACGGAACTGCGCCGGGCCGGAATCTCGGCCGACTTCAGCTTCGGCGGCAAGGGCCTGAAGGGCGCGATGAAGAACGCGAACCGCAGCGGGGCCCGCTTCGCCCTGGTCGCCGGCGAACGCGACCTCGCGGAGGGCGTGGTCCAGCTGAAGGACATGGAGTCCGGGGAGCAGGTCCCGGTGGCCCTGGACACGATCGTGGACACGGTCCGGGAGCGCCTGGCCTGACGGCCGGGGGTCGGGTGCGGGTGCCGGTGCGGGTCCGGGTCCGGGTCCGGCTCCGGCCGTGCGTGGCAGCTCGCGCGGTTCGCCGCGCCCC
Encoded here:
- a CDS encoding peptidylprolyl isomerase codes for the protein MVSSEQRRRQLAREKFERQQQRRETARRKARRRNTVIAAALAVVVAAGGAAFATGAFSGDGKKKSDSAAPSNSPSPSASSTPEPKMAVDTKATYDMALKTNSGDITFAMDAAKTPHTVNSFKYLADKGFFNNTKCHRLTTQGIFVLQCGDPEGTGSGGPGYTIPDENLTGLGKAGSDGTVTYPAGTVAMANTGQAHTGGSQFFLVYKDSKLPPTYTPFGTIDAAGLKVVQDVAKEGVEGGAGDGAPKKAVTIEKAAVTKK
- the hisS gene encoding histidine--tRNA ligase encodes the protein MSTFQAPKGTYDLLPPDSATFLAVREAIAAPLRNSGYGYIETPGFEKVELFARGVGESTDIVTKEMYAFETKGGDKLALRPEGTASVLRAALEANLHKAGNLPVKLWYSGSYYRYERPQKGRYRHFSQVGAEAIGAEDPAIDAELIILANDAYRSLGLRNFRILLNSLGDKECRPVYREALQSFLRGLDLDAETIRRAEINPLRVLDDKRPDVQKQLVGAPVLRDYLCDACKAYHEEVRALITAEGVAFEDDEKLVRGLDYYTRTTFEFVHDGLGSQSAVGGGGRYDGLSEMIGGPELPSVGWALGVDRTVLALEAEGVTLAIPSTTSVFAVPLGEEARRMLFTKVTELRRAGISADFSFGGKGLKGAMKNANRSGARFALVAGERDLAEGVVQLKDMESGEQVPVALDTIVDTVRERLA
- a CDS encoding DUF349 domain-containing protein, which codes for MSSDPWGRVDETGTVYVRTAEGEVVVGSWQAGSPEEALAYFERKYEGLVVEIGLLERRVRTTDLSAKDAQTAIAHLRTQVDEHHAVGDLDALRGRLDKLVATVESRREERKVQKAKQTDEAKHAKEALVAEAEELAQSEQWRSAGERLRALVDTWKGLPRLDRKSDDELWHRFSHARSAFSKRRKAHFASLDAQREEARKVKEKLVVEAEALSASTDWATTAARYRDLMADWKAAGRAQREAEDELWNRFRGAQDVFFAARSEVFAERDAEQTENLKLKEELAVEAEKILPVTDLKAARAAFRSVNERWEAIGHVPRDARPKVEGRMHAVERAIQEAEEAEWRRTNPEARARAAGLTGQLQDAVDKLHKQIDTARAAGNDSKADKLARELEGRQALLDQALKGLEEFGG
- a CDS encoding MBL fold metallo-hydrolase: MLIAGFPAGAWGTNCYLVAPAAGEECVIIDPGHQATQGVEETLKKHRLKPVAVVLTHGHIDHCASVVPVCGAHDVPAWIHPDDRYMMSDPEKALGRAFGAQLMGELTVGEPDDVKELTDGARLALAGMELTVSHAPGHTKGSVTFGLPEAEDIPPILFSGDLLFAGSVGRTDLPGGSHAELLESLGRVCLPLDDSTVVLSGHGSQTTIGQERATNPYLRQVAAGQGEGIASPRRGM